GCGGCGGCCAATCAGGTGTTTCTGGCCGGCGACGGAGAAGACTTGTCGACCACGGATCTGTTGCGCGGGGTGGCCAATGCTGCGGGCAAGCCGTGCCGGTTGCTTCCGGTGCCGTCGGGCTTGCTGCAGTCTGGGGCCACTCTGCTGGGTAAAAAAGCCATGGCACAGCGGTTGCTGGGTTCGCTGCAGGTGGATATTTCCAAGGCTCGTGAGTTATTGGGCTGGGTGCCGCCGCTGTCGGTGGAGCAAGGATTAAAAAGGTGTTTTGATGATTCGGTTGTTTGATATTGTATTTTCACTGCTGGGGCTGGTGTGCGGCTTTCCGGTGCTGCTGTTGCTTACCGTTATCGGCTTTTTTGATACCGGCTCGCCCATTTTCCGCCAGGTGCGGGTGGGGCGTCACCAAAAGCCCTTTACCTTGGTGAAGTTTCGCACCATGAAGGTGGACACCGCTTCCGTGGCGTCTCACCTGGCAAGTGCTTCTTCCATTACGCCCTTTGGCCATTTTTTGCGCCGCACCAAGCTGGATGAACTGCCTCAATTGTGGAACGTGCTGAAAGGCGAAATGAGCCTGGTGGGGCCACGACCCGGCCTGTTTAATCAGGAAGAGCTAACGGCTGCCCGTGCCGCTCGTGGCGTGTATAATGTGCGCCCCGGCATTACCGGCCTGGCACAGGTGAATGAAATTGACATGTCCACCCCCGAGCTACTGGCCGAGACGGATCAAAAAATGCTCCAGTCGCTGTCGGTTAAGGATTATTTTCGTTACATACTGCTTACCGTGTCCGGCAAGGGCAGTGGCGATCGGGTAAAAAGCTGAAATAACAATACACCAACGGGATATTGCATGATCCATCAGGCCATTCACTGGCTGTTTCAACAGCCTCGCTCGGTAAAGCGCATTATCAGCCTGCTGCTGGATACGCTGTTTATTTCGCTGGCGTTCTGGGCGGCTTATCTGCTGCGGCTGGACAGCTCCAGCCTGCTGGGCTCGTTCCGGCACTGGCTGGTGCTGGCAACCATGGTGCCGGTTACGCTGCTGTGTTTTGTTCGCTTTGGTCTTTACCGGGCGGTGCTCCGTTACCTGGGGCATCACGCTACCATGGTGATGCTGGGAGGAGTAGCGGTCTCGGCCATAGCCATGGTGCTGGCAGCTTACTACTTTCACGCCTTTTTGCCCCGCTCTGTGCCCATTATTTATGCATCGCTGGCGTTGCTGCTGTGTGGTGGTGCTCGTACCATGGGGCGGGCACTGTATAACCAAAGTACCAAAAGACAAAAAACTCCGGTCATTATCTACGGTGCTGGCGCTTCGGGCCGTCAGCTGAATACCTCGCTCAGCCATGGAAATGAATATCGGGCTGTGGCCTTTGTGGATGACAATGTTGGTCTACAAAAGGCCCTGCTGCAAGGATTAACGGTTTATGCACCTGATCAGTTGCCTTGGCTGGTGGAGCGCTTTGGTGCACAAAAGCTGCTGCTGGCCATGCCCAGCATCAGCCGTCAGCGCCGGCGCGAAATTGTAGACAGCCTGGAAGAGCTGCCTGTGGATATTCTTACCATTCCCGGTATGGCCGATTTGGTCAGCGGCAAGGCCAAGCTGAGTGAGCTGCACGAAGTGAATGTGGAAGACCTGCTCGGGCGGGATCCGGTGGAGCCTTTTCCCGAGCTGATTGGCGCTAACATTCACGGCAAGGTGGTGATGGTTACCGGGGCCGGAGGCTCTATTGGCTCCGAGCTGTGCCGGCAAATAGTGCAGCAGGGGCCAACGACTCTGGTGCTGTTTGAAATGTCGGAATATGCCCTGTACCAAATTGATCAGGAGCTGAGTGGCATGTGCCGTAAGGCCGGCTGCCCGGTGCGTATTGTGCCAATTATGGCCTCGGTACAACGGCAAAACCGGCTGGAAGCGGTAATGCAGGCTTTTGGGGTGCACACCGTGTATCACGCTGCAGCCTGCAAGCATGTGCCGCTGGTGGAATACAACGTGGTGGAGGGGGTACGCAACAATGTGTTCGGCACCTGGCGGGCGGCGGAAGCGGCCATTAACTGCGGGGTGGAAACCTTTGTGCTTATCTCTACCGATAAGGCAGTGCGCCCCACCAATGTAATGGGCACCAGCAAGCGCCTGGCCGAGCTGGTGCTGCAGGGGTTGGCGCTGCGCCAGAGCAACACCCGCTTTTGTATGGTGCGTTTTGGCAATGTGCTGGGCTCTTCTGGCTCTGTGGTGCCATTGTTCAAGCGGCAGATCCGCGCTGGCGGGCCCATCACCCTTACTCACGAAGACATTACCCGCTATTTTATGACCATTCCCGAGGCAGCTCAGCTGGTTATCCAAGCCGGCGCCATGGGTAAGGGCGGCGATGTGTTTGTGCTGGATATGGGCGAGCCGGTCAAGATTATCGACCTTGCCCGCAAAATGGTGCGGTTAATGGGTTATGAGGTAAAAGATGCCAAACACCCGGACGGCGATATAGAAATCAAGGTTACCGGTCTGCGCCCCGGGGAGAAGCTGTATGAAGAGCTGCTGATCGGCGGCAATGAGCTGCCCACCGCCCATCCGCGTATTCGCACCGCTCATGAGGTGCATCTGCCCTGGCAGGACATGGCCGCTTTGTTGCAGGAGCTGAACACTGCTTGTGAGCAATATAACCAGCCCCGTATTCGTGAGCTGCTGCTGCAGGCCCCCACGGCGTTTAACCCTCAGGATGGTATTTGCGACCTGGTGTGGCAGCAAAGCCAGACCGCTGAAACCGGGAATGAAAACAAGGTAGTGGCGCTGGCTTTGTAGCGCCCAGCGTTAAGCGCCCGGCGCCCAGTTGCTTTGAGCGGTCCTGGAATTTTGGAGTGCGGGCCGTCGGCCCGTATTAGCGCCGACAGGCACTTAAATCCTGTATATTGTGTAGACACCAATGCCCGTTGTTTGATGTGACAACGGGCATTTTTGTTTTTTGCGGGCTATGGTCTTCCGTGTATGTTGTAGGCCACGCTTTAGCGGGGAAACGGTATCACATGCAGCATGGTTTGCCCGCTTTCAGCGGCGGCTGAAGCCGTGCCTACAACGGAATACAACAACAAGGAGAGAACATGACCAAGTGACTGGAGATTTTGTATCATGGGGTGGTGAACGGCGTTACCGGCTCGTGTCATGAACTGCGGGCGGGCAATGCCGGTATTTTAATTGACTGCGGTCTGTTTCAGGGGCTTGAAGGCAAGCGCGAGCTTTCCATCGACTTTGATATTGCGCACATCAAGGCGCTGGTGGTTACTCATGTGCATATCGACCACGTGGGCCGGCTGCCTTACCTGCTGGCGGCGGGGTTTGACGGGCCCATCTATTGCTCGCAGCCTTCCGCCTTGTTGTTGCCGGCCATGCTGGAAGATGCGCTTAGAATCGGCTTCACCCGCAATGAGCAGCTTATTCACCGGGTGCTCAAGCTGCTGGCGTCAAAGCTGCGGCCTTTGCCTTACGGCCAGTGGCAGCAAGTAGAGGGCAGTAACATTGCCATTCGGCTGCAGCGGGCCGGGCATATTCTGGGCTCGGCCTATGTGGAGTGTGAGATGGCTGGCCAGCGGGTGGTGTTTAGCGGCGATTTGGGCGCCCCTCATTCGCCGCTGCTGGTGG
The Oceanimonas pelagia genome window above contains:
- a CDS encoding sugar transferase, which gives rise to MIRLFDIVFSLLGLVCGFPVLLLLTVIGFFDTGSPIFRQVRVGRHQKPFTLVKFRTMKVDTASVASHLASASSITPFGHFLRRTKLDELPQLWNVLKGEMSLVGPRPGLFNQEELTAARAARGVYNVRPGITGLAQVNEIDMSTPELLAETDQKMLQSLSVKDYFRYILLTVSGKGSGDRVKS
- a CDS encoding polysaccharide biosynthesis protein, with the protein product MIHQAIHWLFQQPRSVKRIISLLLDTLFISLAFWAAYLLRLDSSSLLGSFRHWLVLATMVPVTLLCFVRFGLYRAVLRYLGHHATMVMLGGVAVSAIAMVLAAYYFHAFLPRSVPIIYASLALLLCGGARTMGRALYNQSTKRQKTPVIIYGAGASGRQLNTSLSHGNEYRAVAFVDDNVGLQKALLQGLTVYAPDQLPWLVERFGAQKLLLAMPSISRQRRREIVDSLEELPVDILTIPGMADLVSGKAKLSELHEVNVEDLLGRDPVEPFPELIGANIHGKVVMVTGAGGSIGSELCRQIVQQGPTTLVLFEMSEYALYQIDQELSGMCRKAGCPVRIVPIMASVQRQNRLEAVMQAFGVHTVYHAAACKHVPLVEYNVVEGVRNNVFGTWRAAEAAINCGVETFVLISTDKAVRPTNVMGTSKRLAELVLQGLALRQSNTRFCMVRFGNVLGSSGSVVPLFKRQIRAGGPITLTHEDITRYFMTIPEAAQLVIQAGAMGKGGDVFVLDMGEPVKIIDLARKMVRLMGYEVKDAKHPDGDIEIKVTGLRPGEKLYEELLIGGNELPTAHPRIRTAHEVHLPWQDMAALLQELNTACEQYNQPRIRELLLQAPTAFNPQDGICDLVWQQSQTAETGNENKVVALAL